The Pedobacter mucosus genome window below encodes:
- a CDS encoding RagB/SusD family nutrient uptake outer membrane protein: protein MKIINIKYLSFLMLITVSSVLYSCKKEYKDPNGAIAADVLSSSKGLTGVAVGLQRVYTVSRPGLLFNSITANGFVTNEVLLRNSGNIPELQLSTGAVDGTNSILFNLWANANKIIFDADNVITNATALADKNYASGLIAYSSVFKALAIGNMSQYWERVPASIGTNVSFISRVEGFNRAIAVIDNAIAVIGANAMSPTFLAQIPAGMDITNTLYALKARYALFAGNYPLALTAANSVDLTKRSSFNFDAITLNPIFEISTSTNNVFQPTDANLGLAGAFVPDAGDRRILFYTTTSTTAPTVRINGFGAAVATAVPIYLPGEITLIKAEVYARTPDLNNALVELNKVITKTAAADPFGVGAALPALTGAYTQQQLLDLIYKNRCIELYMSGLKLEDMRRFNRPATERKRNFFPYPFQERDNNPNTPADPNF from the coding sequence ATGAAAATTATCAATATAAAATATTTATCCTTTTTAATGCTGATTACGGTTTCTTCGGTACTGTACTCTTGTAAAAAAGAATATAAGGACCCAAATGGTGCAATTGCAGCTGATGTTTTATCATCATCTAAAGGTTTAACGGGCGTTGCTGTAGGTTTGCAGCGGGTTTACACCGTTAGTAGACCAGGTTTGCTTTTCAATTCGATAACCGCAAACGGATTTGTAACCAATGAAGTACTGTTGCGTAACTCTGGGAATATTCCAGAATTGCAATTGAGTACTGGCGCTGTAGATGGCACAAACTCAATTTTATTTAATCTTTGGGCGAACGCAAATAAAATAATTTTTGATGCAGACAATGTAATTACAAATGCTACTGCGCTTGCAGATAAAAATTATGCATCAGGATTAATTGCTTACTCTAGTGTTTTCAAGGCGCTTGCCATTGGAAATATGTCGCAATATTGGGAAAGAGTTCCCGCATCTATTGGTACAAATGTGAGTTTCATTTCTCGTGTGGAAGGTTTTAACAGGGCAATTGCGGTAATAGATAATGCGATTGCTGTGATTGGTGCAAACGCAATGAGTCCAACTTTTTTGGCTCAGATTCCTGCTGGGATGGATATTACGAATACACTTTACGCTCTGAAAGCAAGATATGCTTTGTTTGCAGGGAATTACCCACTAGCATTAACTGCAGCAAATTCTGTTGATTTAACTAAAAGATCTTCATTCAATTTTGATGCAATTACGTTAAATCCAATTTTTGAAATATCAACATCAACCAACAATGTTTTTCAACCTACAGATGCAAACTTAGGTTTAGCAGGCGCTTTTGTTCCAGATGCCGGTGATAGGAGGATTTTATTTTATACCACAACTTCTACTACTGCACCTACAGTTCGTATAAATGGTTTTGGTGCCGCTGTTGCTACAGCCGTTCCTATTTATTTGCCTGGAGAAATTACGTTGATTAAAGCCGAAGTTTATGCAAGAACGCCAGACTTAAACAATGCACTAGTAGAATTAAATAAAGTGATCACTAAAACTGCAGCAGCCGATCCTTTCGGTGTTGGGGCAGCTTTACCTGCTTTAACAGGCGCTTATACACAACAGCAACTGTTAGATTTAATTTATAAAAATAGATGTATAGAGCTTTATATGTCGGGCTTAAAACTGGAAGATATGCGAAGATTTAATCGCCCAGCTACGGAAAGAAAAAGAAACTTTTTCCCTTATCCTTTCCAGGAGCGTGATAATAATCCAAATACACCAGCTGATCCAAATTTTTAA
- a CDS encoding DeoR/GlpR family DNA-binding transcription regulator — translation MLKKERHEFIMRQINLHNRVLTSDLVQLLTVSEDTIRRDLQELVDEGLLFKVHGGALSKSYHSSFDDSTVYARDSKIVIAKKATNLVKDGMVVLTGGGTTILEFVKQLPQSIQATFFTISPLVAVELAKYNGAEVILIGGLFSKNSQITYGGHVITQLSEIKADLCLMGTSAIHSEEGLTDTDWEINQLKKAMLACSKKSAVLCISEKLDITLRLKVCSIESITYLVTELDQQHESLARYRKKDLSIL, via the coding sequence ATGCTGAAGAAAGAACGTCACGAATTTATAATGCGACAAATCAATTTGCACAACCGTGTGCTTACTTCAGATTTAGTTCAGTTGCTCACTGTTTCTGAAGATACCATTAGAAGAGATTTACAGGAATTGGTAGATGAAGGTTTACTTTTTAAAGTACATGGTGGCGCATTATCTAAATCTTATCATAGTTCTTTTGATGACAGTACCGTTTATGCAAGAGACAGCAAAATTGTAATCGCCAAAAAAGCAACCAATTTAGTTAAAGATGGAATGGTGGTTTTAACGGGAGGCGGAACAACGATTTTAGAATTTGTAAAACAGCTTCCGCAAAGTATTCAAGCAACATTTTTTACCATAAGCCCGTTAGTAGCCGTTGAATTAGCAAAATATAACGGCGCTGAAGTAATTTTGATTGGCGGTTTATTTTCAAAGAATTCGCAAATAACTTATGGCGGTCACGTAATTACGCAACTTTCTGAAATCAAAGCTGATTTATGCTTAATGGGAACCAGCGCAATTCATTCTGAAGAAGGTTTAACAGATACCGATTGGGAAATTAATCAGCTTAAAAAAGCAATGCTGGCTTGCTCTAAAAAATCAGCCGTTTTGTGTATTTCGGAAAAACTTGATATTACATTAAGGCTTAAAGTTTGCTCTATTGAAAGCATAACTTATTTAGTTACCGAGCTTGATCAGCAACATGAATCATTAGCAAGATATAGAAAGAAGGATTTGAGCATATTATAA
- a CDS encoding DUF4397 domain-containing protein — protein MKKILYFFVVGMGLLTACKKGELVENTPYEKIAPADPKYSYIKILNLTPGSPVANYYIDGTKFSASLSSTGIENTGYSYNILFPDFGYAVTTPGTHKLTAKIVPAAAADANLEILNTTINPVAGKYYSLFTTGQYTTTSKTIPSVLTIEDIRPALDTAKIFVRFVNLANGSPNIDVVKGADLATGTKIISNVAYGASSSGWVEIPALGAGTAPIVPIWFVNSATGASIFPAVLSLTITKGRAYTIYSRGIVGTTGTTLPTYTFYTTFF, from the coding sequence ATGAAAAAAATATTATACTTTTTTGTAGTTGGTATGGGTTTACTTACTGCATGTAAAAAAGGAGAACTTGTAGAAAATACGCCCTATGAAAAAATTGCTCCAGCGGATCCCAAATATTCATATATCAAAATTTTAAACTTGACTCCTGGTAGCCCGGTTGCTAATTATTATATAGATGGAACTAAATTCAGTGCTTCCTTATCCTCAACAGGTATTGAAAATACAGGGTATAGTTACAATATCTTATTTCCTGATTTTGGATATGCAGTTACAACACCCGGAACGCATAAATTAACGGCTAAAATTGTTCCAGCAGCAGCCGCAGATGCAAATTTGGAGATTTTAAACACCACAATTAATCCTGTAGCTGGAAAATATTATAGTTTATTTACGACCGGCCAATACACTACAACATCAAAAACAATTCCTTCTGTTTTAACAATAGAAGATATTAGGCCAGCATTGGATACAGCAAAGATTTTTGTTCGTTTTGTTAATCTTGCAAACGGTTCGCCAAATATTGATGTAGTTAAAGGTGCGGATTTAGCAACAGGTACAAAGATTATTTCTAATGTTGCTTATGGAGCATCGTCATCTGGTTGGGTAGAAATTCCTGCACTTGGCGCAGGTACTGCACCGATTGTTCCGATTTGGTTTGTGAATTCTGCAACGGGTGCGTCGATATTTCCCGCTGTTCTTTCATTAACAATTACCAAGGGCAGAGCATATACAATTTATTCAAGAGGTATTGTTGGTACAACAGGCACTACATTACCAACGTATACATTTTACACAACATTCTTTTAA
- a CDS encoding SusD/RagB family nutrient-binding outer membrane lipoprotein, with protein sequence MKNIYILFAAVATMISVSSCKKYLDVNTDPATPQDVESKTLTPPLFSQMARGVAYDARYLGPVIQNWGYRTTGYVGDIHGWILSSDAMGEIWRTNYFGLGANLNLIMDDATKTQQWNYLGLAQSLKAWGWQITTDYHGDIILKQAYEPNRFVFDYDPQQDVYAEVVKVANEAIASWSRTDGNGTVAKIAASDLIYAGDASKWIKFNYGLLALNLNNQINKASYNPAKVIEYVDKSLASNADNFLVPHLGTNTTNANFFGPIRGNLNSFRNSRMMVGLLNGAYLNGVPGSVMDPRISTLITASTDGQYRGTIAGMGDPASTAAALPTAIPNPWGSIAINSGTPTPGAGGGKYLFKDNSPAPVMTYPEMQFVKAEAAFRMGNVSLAYTAYLNGINGSLDFVSGLGTVITTAQRTAYLTSTSVKQSAATLTLKDIMLQKYIAMYGYCFVETWCDLRKYNYADGDTMGNNPYVNTFILPTTLFSDNGGKPAQRYRPRYNSEYLWNLSALKKIGGDMPDYHTYKMWFSQP encoded by the coding sequence ATGAAAAATATATATATATTATTTGCCGCAGTTGCGACAATGATTTCTGTATCGAGTTGTAAAAAGTATTTAGATGTTAATACTGATCCTGCTACACCTCAAGATGTGGAAAGTAAAACATTAACCCCACCATTATTCTCACAAATGGCTAGAGGTGTTGCATATGATGCTCGCTATTTAGGTCCGGTAATTCAGAATTGGGGTTATAGAACAACTGGTTATGTTGGAGATATACATGGCTGGATTCTATCCAGTGATGCGATGGGCGAAATTTGGAGGACTAATTATTTCGGTTTAGGTGCAAATTTAAACCTCATAATGGATGATGCTACCAAAACCCAACAATGGAACTATTTAGGTTTGGCGCAATCGTTAAAAGCATGGGGATGGCAAATTACAACAGACTATCATGGTGATATAATTCTAAAACAGGCTTATGAACCTAATCGCTTTGTTTTCGATTATGATCCGCAGCAAGATGTTTATGCTGAAGTAGTAAAAGTAGCTAATGAAGCAATTGCCAGTTGGAGTAGAACGGATGGAAATGGTACTGTAGCGAAAATAGCCGCATCAGATTTGATTTATGCAGGAGATGCATCTAAATGGATTAAATTTAATTATGGTTTACTTGCTTTAAATCTAAATAATCAAATCAACAAAGCCTCTTACAATCCTGCTAAGGTAATCGAATACGTAGATAAATCTTTAGCCAGTAATGCTGATAACTTTTTAGTCCCTCACCTTGGAACCAACACAACAAATGCAAACTTTTTTGGTCCAATTAGAGGCAATTTAAACAGTTTTCGTAACTCGCGGATGATGGTTGGCTTATTAAATGGTGCTTATTTAAATGGTGTTCCAGGTTCAGTAATGGACCCGCGAATTTCTACCTTAATTACGGCAAGTACAGATGGTCAGTATCGTGGAACTATTGCCGGAATGGGCGATCCGGCGAGTACTGCCGCAGCTTTACCTACTGCAATTCCAAATCCTTGGGGTTCAATAGCTATTAATTCAGGCACGCCAACACCTGGTGCAGGTGGAGGTAAATATCTTTTCAAAGACAATTCCCCAGCTCCAGTGATGACTTATCCAGAAATGCAATTCGTGAAAGCAGAAGCTGCATTTAGAATGGGAAATGTTTCGTTGGCTTACACCGCTTATTTAAATGGTATTAATGGAAGTTTAGACTTTGTAAGTGGTTTGGGTACCGTTATCACAACCGCACAAAGAACTGCTTATTTAACTAGCACTTCTGTAAAACAATCTGCTGCTACATTAACATTGAAAGATATTATGTTGCAAAAGTATATTGCCATGTACGGATATTGCTTTGTGGAAACCTGGTGCGATTTACGTAAATATAATTATGCAGACGGCGATACAATGGGTAACAATCCTTATGTAAATACTTTCATTTTACCTACAACTTTATTTTCAGATAATGGTGGTAAACCTGCACAACGTTACAGACCGAGGTATAATTCAGAATACCTTTGGAACTTAAGTGCACTTAAAAAAATTGGTGGCGATATGCCAGATTATCATACTTACAAAATGTGGTTTTCACAACCTTAA
- a CDS encoding SusC/RagA family TonB-linked outer membrane protein — MKKKLLLIFLGTFLLLAQAIAQQITVTGKVSSSDGPIPGVSIRVKGTTVVAQTNGDGNFSIQALKTDVLTFSYIGYRTQDKAVGGNAVMNVSLLTDASDLEEVVVTAFGITRDKKSLGYSAQTIKGVDIANTQRDNFINALQGRVAGATITPTNGTPGASSQIIIRGAVSLDGDNQPLFVIDGLPISNKTFSEYNKVGQGTFNRNNDYGNRAMDINPEEIETLTILKGPEASALYGTDGASGAVVITTKRAKAGTGRVTYSNSFRVENVYRYPEVQTVYSAGAAGFLDEDTRTFFGPKYAAGTVMYDNIGNFYKTGFTQKHNASVEGGSEALSVRSNISYTDQGGTLPGTSYNKIDAKISGTSKISSKLNANASINYITSKTNKAFKGAGSPMLSVLTWPLSDDMRNYLTETGDRRTITNSFTAELDNPYFALNKNPNTEKINRVLANFGLDYTPTNWLSFSARAGADVTNLEAMDAYHPQSYGYDGTNVAAGGTLNTVVSNTKLYTGNLVATLRKDFGKFKPILRIGADIKDDHSISTANKGTGFLKADFYSLNNVTATTVQAFYADELKRKVGAFASAEFGYDDYLYLTLTGRNDFSSTLPVTDQSFFYPAASLSFVFSELAPLKESKWLSFGKLRGSWGQSGKDARTPYITKTKLIAQQTTGGGFAVDVTAGNPVIQAEFTSSSEVGLEMGFFNNRLSFDFSYYELTSEKQITAPRLSYATGAILGWINSGKLRNRGFELILKGTPIRTKDFNWDITANISRTRGKILSLPADQDVFYVSDSWLANNVRAQYVVGSSISAFAGYHYLKNTTGQLLINPSNGMPIVDQTFTPIGDRAPDVVMGLSNSFTYKNFNLSFLLDFRKGGDIYNGTDLYLYQRGLSKLSLDRETPRIIEGVFRDGLENSATPTKNNIVVVPYISTTYYNTYYSTEDFLEKEINWVRLKDITLSYNLPKSLFEKSKVFKTANVFVTGTDLLLITNYKGVDPSVNGLSAASGGLGGTGIDYGSVGLPRGYNLGVRIGF, encoded by the coding sequence ATGAAAAAAAAGCTACTATTAATTTTTCTTGGTACGTTTTTGTTGCTGGCCCAGGCCATAGCGCAGCAAATAACCGTTACCGGTAAAGTCTCGTCATCTGACGGGCCAATTCCAGGAGTTTCCATTCGAGTTAAGGGAACAACTGTAGTTGCACAAACGAATGGAGATGGCAATTTCTCTATTCAGGCACTTAAAACTGATGTGCTAACATTTTCTTATATTGGATATAGAACCCAAGACAAGGCGGTGGGCGGAAATGCAGTAATGAACGTTTCTTTATTAACGGACGCAAGTGATTTAGAGGAAGTCGTTGTTACCGCATTTGGTATTACGAGAGATAAAAAATCGCTTGGTTATTCTGCTCAAACTATTAAGGGAGTTGATATTGCCAATACGCAACGAGATAACTTTATTAATGCCTTGCAAGGGCGAGTGGCCGGTGCAACAATTACCCCTACAAATGGTACACCAGGCGCTTCATCACAAATTATTATTCGTGGCGCTGTATCCTTAGATGGTGATAATCAACCTCTTTTCGTTATTGATGGTTTACCAATTTCCAATAAAACCTTTAGCGAATATAATAAGGTTGGGCAGGGAACCTTCAACAGAAATAATGATTATGGCAACAGGGCTATGGATATTAATCCAGAAGAAATTGAAACTTTAACCATATTGAAGGGTCCTGAAGCTTCAGCGCTGTATGGAACCGATGGTGCATCTGGTGCAGTGGTAATCACTACCAAAAGAGCTAAAGCAGGTACTGGCAGAGTTACTTACAGCAATTCATTTCGCGTGGAAAATGTTTATCGCTATCCAGAAGTTCAAACAGTATATAGTGCTGGAGCTGCAGGATTTTTAGATGAGGATACCAGAACTTTTTTCGGTCCTAAATATGCTGCGGGTACGGTCATGTATGATAATATCGGCAATTTTTACAAAACTGGATTTACGCAAAAACATAATGCATCAGTTGAGGGCGGAAGCGAGGCTTTATCTGTAAGGTCTAATATATCTTACACCGATCAAGGAGGAACGTTACCTGGAACATCATATAACAAAATTGATGCAAAGATATCTGGAACATCAAAAATAAGTTCGAAACTTAATGCAAACGCTTCGATTAACTACATAACATCAAAAACAAACAAAGCTTTTAAAGGTGCTGGTAGCCCAATGCTAAGTGTATTAACTTGGCCATTATCAGATGATATGCGTAATTATTTAACAGAGACTGGCGACAGAAGAACAATTACAAACTCATTTACAGCTGAACTAGATAACCCATACTTTGCATTAAACAAAAATCCAAACACAGAAAAAATAAATAGGGTTTTAGCTAATTTTGGTTTAGATTATACACCTACCAATTGGCTTTCATTTTCTGCTCGTGCAGGTGCTGATGTTACAAATCTTGAGGCAATGGATGCTTATCATCCTCAATCTTATGGATACGATGGAACGAATGTTGCAGCTGGTGGCACATTAAATACGGTAGTTTCTAATACAAAATTATATACAGGTAACCTTGTTGCAACTTTAAGGAAAGACTTTGGGAAGTTTAAACCAATTTTAAGAATCGGTGCAGATATAAAAGATGATCATTCTATATCTACAGCAAACAAAGGAACAGGATTTTTAAAGGCTGATTTTTACAGTTTAAATAATGTAACTGCAACTACTGTTCAGGCTTTTTATGCTGATGAATTGAAACGCAAAGTTGGTGCTTTTGCAAGTGCTGAATTTGGTTATGATGACTATTTATATTTAACATTAACAGGAAGAAATGATTTTTCATCAACGTTGCCTGTAACTGATCAAAGTTTCTTCTATCCGGCGGCATCATTAAGTTTTGTATTCTCGGAGCTAGCACCTTTAAAAGAATCTAAATGGTTATCGTTTGGTAAACTTAGAGGATCTTGGGGGCAATCAGGAAAAGATGCTAGAACGCCATACATCACCAAGACTAAACTTATTGCACAACAAACTACAGGTGGTGGCTTCGCAGTAGACGTAACGGCTGGTAATCCGGTTATTCAGGCCGAATTTACATCTTCTTCTGAAGTTGGTTTAGAAATGGGATTTTTCAATAACCGCTTGTCTTTCGATTTTTCATACTATGAACTAACTTCTGAAAAGCAAATAACTGCACCACGTTTAAGCTACGCAACAGGCGCAATATTAGGCTGGATTAACAGTGGTAAATTACGCAACAGAGGTTTTGAATTAATTTTAAAAGGTACGCCGATTAGAACTAAAGATTTCAATTGGGATATTACCGCTAATATTTCTAGAACAAGAGGTAAGATTTTGTCGTTGCCAGCAGATCAGGATGTTTTCTACGTATCTGATAGTTGGTTAGCAAATAATGTAAGGGCTCAATATGTTGTTGGGTCATCAATTTCTGCTTTTGCAGGGTATCATTATCTAAAAAATACTACGGGTCAATTATTAATTAATCCATCTAATGGTATGCCGATTGTAGACCAAACCTTCACTCCAATTGGAGATCGTGCTCCCGATGTTGTTATGGGTTTATCTAACAGTTTCACTTATAAAAATTTCAATTTATCGTTCTTGCTAGATTTCAGAAAAGGTGGTGATATCTACAATGGAACAGATTTATACCTTTATCAAAGAGGTTTATCTAAATTGAGTTTAGACCGTGAAACACCTCGTATTATTGAAGGTGTATTTAGAGATGGATTGGAAAACAGCGCAACTCCAACAAAAAATAATATCGTAGTAGTACCATATATTTCTACTACCTATTACAACACGTACTATTCTACAGAAGATTTCCTAGAAAAAGAAATTAACTGGGTACGATTAAAGGATATCACTTTAAGTTATAATTTACCAAAGTCGCTTTTTGAAAAAAGCAAAGTTTTTAAAACTGCTAATGTTTTTGTAACTGGTACCGATTTACTTTTAATAACCAATTATAAAGGTGTAGATCCATCAGTTAATGGATTAAGTGCTGCATCTGGCGGTTTAGGTGGAACAGGTATCGATTATGGTTCTGTTGGTTTACCAAGAGGATATAATTTGGGTGTTAGAATTGGTTTTTAA
- a CDS encoding SusC/RagA family TonB-linked outer membrane protein — protein sequence MEKSYLKWSSKFFAILMIPLLLSLANMAQAQSKRYTITGKVTDASNNDPIPGVVVKVLNTTLATSTSSNGGYSFAVDLPAGKYQIQFSFVGFKSTTQSVDLGTSDQVLLNAKLGADAVGLDEIIVTGTSQGTTRKQLGSYVSTVKGDDLNKAPSGNVLSALQGKTPGAQISQNSGDPAGGMSVRLRGISSVYSSSEPLYIIDGVIANNSTTRVTNTSSNYDGGNFVGSIGQNRMVDISPSDIDHIEVLNGAAAAAIYGSRANAGVIQIFTKRGKSGATQVSFNTSLTISNLRKQIEVNQAPLKFGGGVNDFTQDIIQTVVVTPNTPAVLLTNTTPVTRYNYQDYIFQTGVGTDNSVSVSGGNDNTKFYTSAGFFKNQGIIKNTDFTRMNFKANLDQKINNWARMTAGFNYVHSDANEKPDGNSFFSPMNSVTIIGNFHDIFARDALGNLLAVGERGRVNPVSVIEDIKQRQFSNRIIANTGLKLNPVKNLTVDYTMGVDNTIQNGTTFIPPFAYNVSTGFYGGGATLDPSLNGYASAANATTTLFNNELNFTYDAKITSLLSSTTQLGGSYQYQKDLYSLLNGRGLAPFVETVNGASSILPNSDRRSELSISGAYVQQNFKYKDHLFVTGAVRVDQSTVFGEDNRSQVYLKANVSYVPSSADYWKDFGVSSWWNAFKVRAAYGESGNLTGIGPYDRFNEYASNSFISKISLVSSGQLANTSVKPERQRELEVGTDMAFLNNRLSLTFSWYNKNVKDLLIPVVIAPTTGFTSLLDNAGSIRNRGFEIMVSGVPLKTKDFTWNSTVIFNRNRNKAVGTGGLRLISTNPGAPVGIIDGQPIGVFYGTFFARNADGSLLTNSAGIPQLEKGIQTSATTFTPQRDAAGLPSGTTLRKVIGDPNPDYTGSFVNDFTYKKLSLHVQLDAVQGGEVWNADWRTRQGVGNGKVAEQEDLGQIPRGYIAGVYATEEWRIDDGSFVKLREISLSYNIGKVSFMRDLTVNVSGRNLVSWDNYKGYDPELNSGGQSTILRNIDFGSVPIPRTFSLGLQAKF from the coding sequence ATGGAAAAAAGTTACCTAAAATGGTCATCAAAATTTTTCGCAATTTTGATGATTCCACTCTTGCTCAGTCTTGCAAATATGGCTCAGGCACAAAGCAAACGTTACACCATTACGGGTAAGGTAACCGATGCTTCAAATAATGACCCTATACCTGGCGTTGTTGTAAAAGTTCTAAATACTACTTTAGCAACTAGTACCAGCAGCAATGGAGGTTATAGCTTTGCGGTTGATTTGCCTGCTGGAAAATATCAAATTCAGTTTTCGTTTGTAGGATTTAAGAGTACAACGCAATCGGTAGATTTAGGCACAAGCGACCAGGTGCTACTGAACGCAAAACTTGGTGCAGATGCTGTAGGACTAGATGAAATTATCGTTACAGGTACATCACAAGGTACAACCCGTAAACAATTGGGTAGTTATGTAAGTACCGTAAAAGGTGATGATTTGAATAAAGCGCCGAGCGGAAATGTTTTATCTGCTTTGCAAGGCAAAACTCCTGGTGCCCAAATTAGTCAGAATTCTGGAGATCCGGCTGGTGGAATGTCGGTACGATTAAGAGGAATAAGCTCGGTATATTCATCATCAGAACCACTGTATATAATTGATGGGGTTATCGCAAATAACTCAACAACTAGGGTTACCAATACATCGTCTAATTATGATGGAGGCAACTTTGTTGGTTCCATTGGTCAAAATAGAATGGTAGATATTAGTCCGTCGGATATTGATCACATTGAAGTTTTAAACGGAGCCGCAGCTGCAGCGATTTATGGATCTCGGGCAAATGCAGGTGTGATTCAAATTTTTACAAAACGTGGTAAAAGTGGTGCAACGCAAGTAAGTTTTAACACCAGCTTAACCATTAGTAACTTGCGTAAACAGATAGAAGTTAACCAGGCGCCACTTAAATTTGGTGGCGGCGTTAACGATTTTACTCAAGATATTATTCAAACCGTTGTGGTAACACCAAATACACCGGCGGTTTTATTAACCAATACGACTCCGGTAACACGTTATAACTACCAGGATTACATCTTTCAAACAGGTGTCGGAACAGATAATTCTGTTTCTGTATCAGGCGGGAATGATAATACGAAGTTTTATACTTCTGCCGGTTTTTTTAAGAACCAAGGAATTATAAAAAACACGGATTTTACCCGAATGAATTTCAAGGCAAACCTTGATCAAAAAATTAATAATTGGGCAAGAATGACCGCCGGTTTTAATTACGTTCATAGCGATGCTAATGAAAAACCAGATGGCAATTCATTTTTTTCTCCAATGAATTCAGTAACCATTATTGGTAACTTCCATGATATTTTTGCCAGAGATGCATTGGGCAATTTGCTAGCTGTTGGCGAGCGTGGTCGTGTTAATCCCGTTTCGGTTATAGAAGATATAAAGCAACGCCAGTTTTCTAACCGGATTATCGCTAATACAGGTTTGAAGTTGAATCCTGTTAAAAATTTAACGGTAGATTATACGATGGGCGTAGATAATACGATCCAAAATGGAACAACTTTTATTCCACCTTTTGCCTACAATGTAAGTACAGGTTTTTATGGAGGTGGTGCTACATTAGATCCATCTTTAAATGGTTATGCCAGTGCAGCAAACGCTACAACAACCTTGTTTAATAATGAATTAAACTTTACTTACGATGCGAAAATTACTTCGCTTTTAAGTTCAACTACTCAATTGGGCGGTTCGTATCAATATCAAAAAGATTTATACAGCCTGCTTAATGGAAGAGGATTAGCGCCATTTGTAGAAACGGTAAACGGTGCTAGTTCGATTTTGCCGAATAGCGATAGACGATCAGAGTTATCGATTTCTGGTGCGTATGTGCAGCAAAATTTTAAATATAAAGATCATTTATTTGTTACAGGTGCAGTTCGTGTAGATCAATCGACTGTTTTTGGTGAAGATAATCGGAGTCAGGTTTACTTAAAAGCCAACGTAAGTTACGTTCCATCATCGGCTGATTATTGGAAAGATTTTGGCGTAAGTTCTTGGTGGAATGCCTTTAAAGTTAGAGCTGCCTACGGAGAATCAGGAAATTTGACAGGAATTGGTCCTTATGATCGTTTTAATGAGTATGCGTCGAACTCTTTTATCAGCAAAATATCTTTGGTTTCTAGCGGTCAGTTGGCTAACACAAGCGTTAAACCAGAAAGACAGCGAGAATTAGAAGTAGGAACTGATATGGCATTTTTAAATAATCGCTTAAGTTTAACCTTCAGTTGGTACAACAAAAATGTTAAAGATTTATTAATCCCGGTGGTAATTGCGCCAACAACTGGATTTACAAGTTTATTGGATAATGCAGGTTCGATTAGAAATAGGGGTTTCGAAATAATGGTAAGCGGTGTTCCGCTAAAAACGAAAGATTTTACTTGGAATTCGACTGTAATCTTTAATAGAAATAGAAATAAAGCAGTTGGAACTGGAGGATTAAGATTAATATCTACCAACCCAGGCGCACCCGTTGGAATAATTGACGGGCAACCAATTGGTGTTTTTTATGGGACATTTTTCGCCCGCAACGCCGATGGCAGTTTGTTAACCAATTCAGCTGGTATCCCTCAATTGGAAAAAGGAATTCAAACATCGGCAACAACGTTTACTCCTCAACGTGATGCTGCTGGCTTGCCAAGCGGAACCACGTTGCGTAAAGTAATTGGTGATCCTAATCCTGATTATACTGGATCATTTGTTAACGATTTTACTTATAAAAAATTGAGTTTGCATGTTCAGCTAGATGCTGTACAAGGTGGCGAGGTTTGGAATGCAGATTGGCGAACCAGACAAGGTGTCGGAAATGGGAAAGTTGCAGAACAAGAAGATTTAGGGCAGATTCCAAGAGGTTACATTGCAGGTGTTTACGCAACCGAAGAGTGGAGAATTGATGACGGATCTTTTGTAAAACTGAGAGAAATTTCTTTGAGTTATAATATAGGAAAGGTTTCTTTTATGAGAGACTTAACCGTAAATGTGAGCGGCAGAAATTTAGTTAGCTGGGATAATTACAAAGGTTACGATCCAGAATTAAACTCAGGCGGACAATCGACTATATTGAGAAATATAGATTTTGGTTCAGTGCCAATTCCACGCACATTTTCTTTGGGTTTACAGGCTAAATTTTAA